Proteins encoded within one genomic window of uncultured Draconibacterium sp.:
- a CDS encoding IS4 family transposase, producing the protein MSMFKGHNIQISQLLSVIPEALLSELSSTSKVDHYAKVLHGKKLFYLLLYGILENEKLSQRTLEDTFNDPVFKLLFDLEKKETVRRSSISERLSKIDAGYFRQIYECIYDQFSSVYIETERHKHNLIRVDSTIVSDTAGKLMEGINNVGKKAVKYSVAFDGILPCEFKAFTNSSYSSEDIALPEVVLSHVKKEASHQSIYVLDRGLQSTKTMKTFTQNSIRFICRAKEHRKYIELESLISEGQKLDFGESTLITDSRVQLYTGLPIKNKQGNIHYREELVDTEFRLVIIESKEDEGQQYWFISNDFELSTKEIAHAYRRRWDIEVFFRFLKQELNTSHLVSLNKNGMEIMIYMTLIVAMLVLIYKKANRIGYKTAKRRIVMEVRTLAIAVIVTQCGGDPSLFFKT; encoded by the coding sequence ATGTCAATGTTTAAAGGACACAATATTCAAATCAGTCAACTTTTAAGTGTTATCCCGGAAGCACTATTATCGGAGTTATCTTCTACCTCGAAGGTCGATCACTATGCCAAAGTACTGCATGGTAAAAAGCTGTTTTATTTGCTGCTGTATGGAATTTTAGAAAACGAGAAGTTAAGTCAACGTACTTTAGAAGATACTTTTAATGATCCGGTATTTAAACTGTTGTTTGACCTGGAAAAGAAGGAGACTGTTCGACGGAGCTCTATCTCTGAAAGATTATCAAAAATTGATGCAGGCTATTTTAGGCAAATCTATGAATGTATTTACGACCAGTTTTCTTCTGTTTACATTGAAACAGAAAGGCACAAACATAATCTGATACGCGTTGACAGCACAATTGTTAGTGATACTGCTGGCAAGTTAATGGAAGGCATTAATAACGTAGGAAAGAAAGCTGTAAAGTACAGCGTAGCCTTTGATGGCATTTTGCCCTGTGAGTTTAAAGCCTTTACAAACTCCAGCTATTCCAGTGAAGATATCGCTTTGCCCGAAGTTGTTTTGAGTCATGTAAAAAAAGAAGCTAGTCACCAAAGTATATACGTACTTGATAGAGGGTTGCAGTCAACAAAAACAATGAAAACTTTTACTCAAAACTCTATAAGGTTTATATGCAGGGCGAAAGAGCATAGAAAATATATAGAATTAGAATCCCTTATCTCTGAAGGTCAAAAACTTGATTTTGGAGAATCTACATTAATAACAGACAGCAGAGTGCAATTGTATACCGGGCTGCCTATTAAAAATAAGCAAGGAAACATCCATTATCGAGAAGAGTTAGTGGATACTGAGTTTCGGTTGGTAATTATTGAAAGTAAGGAGGATGAAGGACAGCAATATTGGTTTATATCTAACGACTTTGAGCTTTCTACAAAAGAAATAGCCCATGCGTATAGACGAAGGTGGGATATTGAAGTATTTTTTAGATTTCTGAAACAAGAATTAAACACAAGCCATCTTGTTTCTTTAAATAAAAACGGAATGGAAATAATGATATACATGACTCTCATTGTAGCCATGCTCGTTTTAATCTATAAGAAAGCAAATCGTATTGGTTACAAAACTGCCAAAAGAAGAATAGTCATGGAGGTTCGAACCCTTGCTATAGCGGTGATTGTAACTCAATGTGGCGGTGATCCCAGCTTGTTTTTTAAAACATAA
- a CDS encoding NAD-dependent epimerase/dehydratase family protein, translating to MVFVTGGTGLVGAHLLYELCKTGQKVKALKRQTSNLKQVLKIFAYYTNDARQLFDTIEWVDGDILDYYSLEKLLNGVTEIYHCAAIVSFESKERERMISNNVEGTANLVDAAIENEVKKICHVSSIAALGKMQNGTPVTEETNWLPSKKNSAYSESKFYSETEIWRGIEEGLDAIIVNPSIIFGPANWESGSAKIFKTIWDGMKFYTKGVTGFVDVFDVVRPMIKLMESENFEDCKNQRYILSAENLSYQQVFTQIADALQKPKPTIWASDFLMGFVWRVATFASWFTRKPSLITREAATGRNTVNNFDGSRITRTIGYEYLPIADSIKKTAGFLNADMN from the coding sequence ATGGTTTTTGTAACAGGAGGTACCGGGTTGGTTGGAGCTCATTTATTGTATGAGCTTTGTAAAACGGGCCAAAAAGTAAAGGCCTTAAAACGCCAAACAAGTAATCTGAAACAGGTTCTGAAAATTTTTGCCTACTACACCAATGATGCCCGGCAGCTGTTCGACACCATCGAATGGGTGGATGGCGATATCCTGGATTATTACTCGCTCGAAAAATTATTGAACGGTGTAACTGAGATTTACCACTGTGCGGCTATCGTTTCGTTCGAAAGTAAAGAACGGGAACGAATGATCTCAAATAACGTAGAGGGAACAGCAAATCTTGTTGATGCGGCCATCGAAAACGAGGTAAAAAAGATTTGCCACGTAAGCTCCATTGCCGCCCTGGGAAAAATGCAAAATGGTACTCCGGTTACTGAAGAAACCAACTGGTTGCCGTCGAAAAAGAATTCGGCTTACTCGGAAAGCAAATTTTATTCTGAAACCGAAATCTGGCGCGGAATAGAAGAAGGGTTGGATGCTATTATCGTAAATCCGTCCATAATTTTTGGCCCTGCGAATTGGGAGAGCGGAAGTGCAAAGATCTTCAAAACTATTTGGGATGGTATGAAATTCTATACCAAAGGTGTTACCGGTTTTGTTGATGTTTTTGATGTTGTGCGCCCCATGATAAAATTGATGGAATCGGAAAACTTTGAAGACTGCAAAAACCAGCGCTATATTTTAAGTGCGGAGAATTTGAGTTATCAGCAGGTGTTCACTCAAATTGCTGATGCATTACAAAAGCCAAAGCCAACGATTTGGGCAAGCGATTTTTTGATGGGATTTGTATGGCGGGTAGCTACTTTTGCCAGTTGGTTTACACGCAAGCCATCGTTAATCACCCGCGAAGCTGCCACTGGCCGTAACACCGTTAATAACTTCGATGGGTCGAGAATTACCCGAACGATCGGTTATGAGTATCTTCCTATTGCTGACTCGATCAAAAAAACGGCCGGCTTTTTGAACGCAGATATGAACTAA
- a CDS encoding pyridoxamine 5'-phosphate oxidase family protein → MRTNFIEDRKEIDEVIRSCKTCYFAMSVDDKPYVLPLNFALEGDTIILHSAMEGRMWETIKTNPQVCINWTLGEELAWQDVRVGCSYRVKSKTVNVEGKVEFIDDFDEKYRCLGLLMKQYSDREFKFGTPAVKNVGVFKVHIENITGKEFGAKAVTPWNS, encoded by the coding sequence ATGCGAACAAATTTTATCGAAGACCGCAAAGAAATCGACGAAGTAATCCGCAGCTGCAAAACCTGTTATTTTGCGATGTCGGTGGATGATAAACCTTATGTTTTGCCGCTAAATTTTGCTTTGGAAGGCGATACAATTATTCTTCATTCGGCAATGGAAGGGCGCATGTGGGAAACCATAAAAACCAATCCGCAGGTGTGCATAAACTGGACATTAGGCGAAGAACTGGCCTGGCAGGATGTACGTGTTGGCTGTAGCTACCGGGTAAAATCGAAGACGGTAAATGTGGAAGGTAAAGTGGAATTTATCGACGATTTTGATGAAAAGTACCGCTGCCTCGGTTTATTAATGAAACAATACAGTGACCGCGAATTTAAATTCGGAACGCCAGCGGTAAAAAATGTTGGAGTTTTTAAAGTGCATATTGAAAACATAACAGGGAAAGAGTTTGGCGCAAAAGCCGTAACACCCTGGAATTCATAA